The following coding sequences are from one Streptomyces venezuelae window:
- a CDS encoding helix-turn-helix transcriptional regulator, which produces MLAAVETRSVSPVFVGRTDELGVLNEALARATGTPLEGAGGPGGPGEPQALLLGGEAGVGKTRLVEEFTAVAEAQGAVVAVGGCVEIGADGLPFAPFSTALRALRRRLPDELAAAAEGQEEELARLLPLLAGPAPHGHTPGGRSDESTARLFELTARLLERVSRDRTVVVALEDLHWADASTRHLLAYLFRTLRGGRLVLLATYRADDIHRRHPLRPLLAELDRLRTVRRVELGRLSKDEVARQMAGILATEPEPSLVDDVFERSDGNAFFVEELAVASHGGDSCAGLTDSLRDLLLVRVEELPEDTQRVARIVAEGGSTVEYELLAEVAGLGEDDLIEALRAAVGANILLASPDGDGYRFRHSLVREAVSDDLLPGERSRINRRFAEALEADPSLVAADQRAARLATYWYHAHDAAKALPAVLGASVEARRRHAYSEQLRLLERAMELWDDAPDTVRQELRPADYVEGYPPCGCDPATTPLDYLDLMAEATVAGRLCGERERALKITRRALRTLEDGHDPHRAAWFWIARSRLVSTLGRSDGWDEIAKAEELMRGLPPSEVHAEVLVHRASWGMLHDPGPETLAAAERAVEYARMVKADVIELNARLTRGALLVEAGDPEAGLAEMYEIRDRVVRDGLVTNLSRVHINLPSSLEGVGRSAEAVRVGMEGIEFCRKYGLVDTEGWVWANVAESLISLGRWDEAADAVAHTQRCVQSSKPRVSAAERLARMALHRGDHAAATRHMQTAHHHLGTHDPQPQYLLVLLRIALGVAAAEGRILDARAELERGLAPGLPFGTYKYGWPLLLAAARMEADARGLPVAEPGRPAALARIRSATKTLATPIPLWRAYDEWTRAELRRAEGRDTPADWTTVVTAVEPLDRPFDLARVRLRLAESLLGPDTTVRERATGLLRQAAEVADRLDARPLSDEITRLAQRARLTLNPAEATRAPEPPADPAEALGLTSRERDVLRLVAVGRSNRQIAEELFISPKTASVHVSNILAKLSVTGRGEAAALAHRLRLFPSALR; this is translated from the coding sequence ATGCTCGCGGCTGTGGAGACCAGGTCCGTCAGCCCGGTGTTCGTCGGCCGCACCGACGAACTGGGCGTACTGAACGAAGCGCTCGCCCGCGCCACGGGCACCCCGCTCGAAGGAGCCGGGGGCCCCGGCGGCCCGGGCGAGCCCCAGGCGTTGCTGCTCGGCGGCGAGGCGGGGGTCGGCAAGACCCGCCTCGTCGAGGAGTTCACCGCGGTCGCCGAGGCTCAGGGCGCCGTCGTCGCGGTCGGCGGCTGCGTCGAGATCGGCGCCGACGGCCTGCCGTTCGCCCCCTTCTCCACCGCCCTGCGGGCCCTGCGCCGCCGACTCCCCGACGAACTCGCCGCCGCGGCCGAGGGCCAGGAGGAGGAGCTCGCCAGACTCCTGCCCTTACTCGCGGGACCCGCCCCACACGGACACACCCCCGGCGGCCGCTCCGACGAGAGCACGGCCCGCCTCTTCGAACTCACCGCACGCCTCCTGGAACGCGTCTCACGCGACCGCACCGTCGTCGTCGCCCTGGAGGACCTGCACTGGGCCGACGCCTCGACCCGCCACCTCCTCGCCTACCTCTTCCGCACCTTGCGCGGCGGCCGCCTCGTCCTCCTCGCCACCTACCGCGCCGACGACATCCACCGCCGCCACCCCCTGCGCCCCCTCCTCGCCGAACTCGACCGGCTGCGCACCGTGCGCCGCGTCGAACTGGGCCGTCTCAGCAAGGACGAGGTCGCCCGCCAGATGGCCGGGATCCTCGCCACCGAACCCGAACCGTCCCTGGTGGACGACGTGTTCGAGCGCTCCGACGGCAACGCGTTCTTCGTCGAGGAGCTCGCCGTCGCCTCCCACGGCGGCGACAGCTGCGCCGGCCTGACCGACTCCCTGCGCGACCTGCTCCTCGTCCGCGTGGAGGAGCTCCCCGAGGACACCCAGCGAGTGGCGCGGATCGTCGCCGAGGGCGGCTCCACCGTCGAGTACGAACTGCTCGCCGAGGTCGCCGGGCTCGGCGAGGACGACCTGATCGAGGCGCTGCGGGCCGCGGTCGGCGCCAACATCCTGCTCGCCTCCCCGGACGGCGACGGCTACCGCTTCCGGCACTCCCTGGTCCGCGAGGCCGTCAGCGACGACCTGCTGCCCGGCGAACGCTCCCGCATCAACCGCCGCTTCGCCGAAGCACTGGAGGCCGACCCCTCGCTCGTCGCCGCCGACCAGCGCGCCGCCCGCCTCGCCACCTACTGGTACCACGCGCACGACGCGGCCAAGGCCCTGCCCGCCGTCCTCGGCGCCTCCGTCGAAGCCCGCCGCCGTCACGCCTACAGCGAGCAACTGCGCCTGCTGGAACGCGCCATGGAGCTGTGGGACGACGCACCTGACACCGTCCGTCAGGAACTGCGCCCCGCCGACTACGTCGAGGGCTATCCCCCCTGCGGCTGCGACCCCGCCACCACCCCCCTCGACTACCTGGACCTGATGGCCGAGGCCACCGTCGCGGGCCGTCTCTGCGGTGAACGCGAACGTGCCCTGAAAATCACCAGACGCGCCCTGCGCACCCTCGAAGACGGCCACGACCCGCACCGCGCCGCCTGGTTCTGGATAGCCCGCTCCCGCCTCGTCTCCACCCTGGGCCGCAGCGACGGCTGGGACGAGATAGCCAAGGCCGAGGAGCTGATGCGCGGCCTGCCGCCCTCCGAGGTGCACGCCGAGGTCCTCGTCCACCGCGCCTCCTGGGGCATGCTCCACGACCCGGGCCCAGAGACTCTCGCCGCCGCCGAACGCGCCGTCGAATACGCCCGCATGGTCAAGGCCGATGTCATCGAGCTCAACGCCCGCCTCACCCGCGGCGCCCTCCTCGTCGAGGCCGGCGACCCCGAGGCAGGCCTCGCCGAGATGTACGAGATCAGGGACCGCGTCGTCCGCGACGGCCTGGTCACCAACCTGAGCCGCGTCCACATCAACCTCCCCTCCTCCCTGGAAGGCGTCGGTCGTTCCGCCGAAGCCGTCCGCGTCGGCATGGAGGGCATCGAGTTCTGCCGCAAGTACGGCCTGGTCGACACCGAGGGCTGGGTCTGGGCCAACGTCGCCGAGTCCCTGATCTCCCTCGGCCGCTGGGACGAGGCCGCCGACGCCGTCGCCCACACCCAGCGCTGCGTCCAGAGCTCAAAACCCCGCGTCTCGGCCGCCGAACGCCTGGCCCGCATGGCCCTCCACCGCGGTGACCACGCCGCCGCCACCCGGCACATGCAGACCGCCCACCATCACCTCGGCACCCACGACCCCCAGCCCCAGTACCTCCTCGTTCTCCTCCGCATCGCCCTGGGCGTCGCGGCCGCCGAGGGCCGCATCCTCGACGCCCGCGCCGAACTCGAACGCGGCCTCGCCCCCGGCCTCCCCTTCGGCACCTACAAGTACGGCTGGCCCCTCCTGCTCGCCGCCGCACGGATGGAGGCCGACGCCCGCGGCCTGCCCGTCGCCGAACCCGGCCGTCCCGCCGCCCTCGCCCGCATCCGCTCCGCCACGAAGACCCTCGCCACCCCCATCCCGCTCTGGCGGGCCTACGACGAATGGACCCGCGCCGAACTCCGCCGTGCCGAAGGCCGCGACACCCCCGCCGACTGGACCACCGTGGTCACCGCCGTCGAACCCCTCGACCGCCCCTTCGACCTGGCCCGCGTCCGCCTGCGCCTCGCCGAGTCCCTCCTCGGCCCGGACACCACCGTCCGCGAGCGCGCCACGGGCCTGCTGCGCCAGGCGGCGGAGGTCGCCGACCGGCTCGACGCCCGCCCGCTCTCCGACGAGATCACCCGACTCGCCCAGCGCGCCCGCCTCACCCTGAACCCCGCCGAGGCCACCCGCGCCCCCGAGCCCCCGGCCGACCCCGCGGAGGCGCTGGGTCTGACCAGCAGGGAGCGGGACGTCCTGCGGCTGGTCGCCGTGGGCCGCAGCAACCGGCAGATCGCCGAGGAGCTCTTCATCTCCCCGAAGACGGCGAGCGTCCACGTCTCCAACATCCTCGCCAAGCTGTCCGTCACCGGCCGCGGTGAGGCCGCCGCACTCGCCCACCGCCTGCGCCTGTTCCCGTCGGCGCTGCGCTGA
- a CDS encoding phosphocholine-specific phospholipase C → MTPEISRRRLMAIGGGALGTAAVGSFLPPSLQEALAHEPPVHGGLDKIEHVVILMQENRSFDHYFGSLRGVRGFGDRNAIRLPGGTSVFEQPGALRTILPFSVRQAAETQKKDLQYIGDLDHSWNGGAKAWHDGWMDGWVTAKTAATMAYYTREDIPLHYELADTFTVCDAYHSSIHTSTSPNRNHLWSGKTGYEANGKRAVGNDAYAEGTHPGYGWGTYAERLEKAGVSWQTYTEWENFTDNQIEFFTTFKAIARKALAKTGLTFMEAFYAKVRDAKDEAARTKLLATLEEGVATLDKRERSLFERGLRRVPTGALAEEFAKDVARGKLAKVSYLVPSAVDSEHPSVSSPIHSATIVYKVLDALASHPDVWRRTAVFINYDENDGFFDHVPPPVPGGDSAEEREERWEGRPTGLGARVPMLVVSPWTVGGYVCSEVFDHTSVVRFLEKWTGVREPNISAWRRKVTGDLTGAFDFRRGHRRPDVERPGAIPPFSGRWSPQPPLEQSMPVQEPGVRRARPLPYQPDADARPGEDGTLEVRLRNGGSSSAHFALYPYAGEFAVPQHQDVVRKGSWTVPVPGDTYAFTVVGPNGFRREFAGATGSGGKDGHGKDGGARVASAITRREIHLTLANRGRRDLVFTVKPLGYVDESDVRSRTRTVRVKARSSRTVAWHTADEHGWYDVEVTADGDAAFRRRLMGHIENGRASVSG, encoded by the coding sequence GTGACTCCGGAGATTTCGCGCAGACGCCTGATGGCGATCGGCGGCGGCGCGCTCGGCACCGCCGCCGTCGGCTCGTTCCTGCCGCCGTCGCTGCAGGAGGCGCTCGCGCATGAGCCGCCGGTCCACGGCGGTCTCGACAAGATCGAGCACGTGGTCATCCTGATGCAGGAGAACCGGTCGTTCGACCACTACTTCGGTTCCCTGCGCGGCGTGCGCGGCTTCGGCGACCGCAACGCGATACGCCTGCCCGGCGGCACCTCGGTCTTCGAGCAGCCGGGCGCCCTGCGCACCATCCTGCCCTTCTCCGTACGGCAGGCAGCCGAGACGCAGAAGAAGGACCTCCAGTACATCGGCGACCTGGACCACTCCTGGAACGGCGGCGCCAAGGCCTGGCACGACGGCTGGATGGACGGCTGGGTCACCGCCAAGACGGCGGCCACCATGGCGTACTACACGCGCGAGGACATCCCGCTGCACTACGAACTCGCCGACACCTTCACCGTCTGCGACGCCTACCACTCCTCCATCCACACCTCCACCAGCCCCAACCGCAACCACCTGTGGAGCGGCAAGACGGGCTACGAGGCCAACGGCAAGCGGGCCGTCGGCAACGACGCGTACGCCGAGGGCACGCACCCGGGGTACGGCTGGGGCACGTACGCCGAGCGCCTGGAGAAGGCGGGCGTCAGCTGGCAGACGTACACCGAGTGGGAGAACTTCACCGACAACCAGATCGAGTTCTTCACCACCTTCAAGGCCATCGCCCGCAAGGCCCTGGCCAAGACGGGTCTCACCTTCATGGAGGCCTTCTACGCCAAGGTGCGCGACGCGAAGGACGAGGCCGCGCGCACCAAGCTGCTCGCCACCCTGGAGGAGGGCGTCGCCACGCTGGACAAGCGGGAGCGGTCCCTCTTCGAGCGCGGACTGCGGCGCGTCCCCACCGGCGCGCTCGCCGAGGAGTTCGCCAAGGACGTCGCGCGCGGCAAGCTGGCGAAGGTCAGCTACCTGGTGCCGTCCGCCGTGGACTCCGAGCACCCCAGCGTCTCCTCGCCGATCCACAGCGCGACCATCGTCTACAAGGTGCTCGACGCCCTCGCCTCGCACCCGGACGTCTGGCGCCGCACCGCCGTCTTCATCAACTACGACGAGAACGACGGCTTCTTCGACCACGTCCCGCCGCCCGTGCCCGGCGGCGACTCCGCCGAGGAGCGGGAGGAGCGCTGGGAGGGCAGGCCGACCGGGCTCGGCGCGCGCGTGCCGATGCTCGTCGTCTCGCCGTGGACCGTCGGCGGATACGTCTGCTCCGAGGTCTTCGACCACACCTCCGTCGTACGTTTCCTGGAGAAGTGGACCGGCGTGCGGGAGCCCAACATCAGCGCCTGGCGCCGCAAGGTCACCGGCGACCTCACCGGCGCCTTCGACTTCCGGCGCGGCCACCGGCGGCCCGACGTCGAGCGGCCGGGCGCCATCCCGCCGTTCAGCGGCCGCTGGTCCCCGCAGCCGCCCCTGGAGCAGTCCATGCCGGTCCAGGAACCGGGTGTCCGCCGCGCCCGCCCGCTGCCCTACCAGCCCGACGCCGACGCCAGGCCGGGTGAGGACGGCACGCTGGAGGTGCGGCTGCGCAACGGCGGCAGCTCCAGCGCCCACTTCGCGCTCTACCCGTACGCGGGCGAGTTCGCGGTCCCGCAGCACCAGGACGTCGTCCGCAAGGGCTCCTGGACCGTGCCGGTGCCGGGCGACACCTACGCCTTCACCGTCGTCGGGCCGAACGGCTTCCGGCGCGAGTTCGCCGGGGCCACGGGTTCTGGGGGCAAGGACGGGCACGGCAAGGACGGCGGGGCGCGGGTCGCCTCCGCGATCACGCGGCGCGAGATCCACCTCACGCTGGCCAACCGTGGCCGCCGCGACCTCGTCTTCACCGTCAAGCCGCTCGGATACGTGGACGAATCGGACGTCCGGTCGCGAACACGCACCGTCCGCGTCAAGGCCCGCAGCAGCCGTACGGTCGCCTGGCACACCGCCGACGAGCACGGCTGGTACGACGTCGAGGTGACCGCCGACGGTGACGCGGCCTTCCGGCGCCGGCTCATGGGGCACATCGAGAACGGCCGTGCGAGCGTCTCGGGCTGA
- a CDS encoding GNAT family N-acetyltransferase — MFAISLGEGAELRPIEPWQAQEFLEHVERAREYAQAWVPFTATVKDVESARKHLQTFADRQAADTGRFYGIWLDGTLVGGVLFRIFDTSVDGCEIGVWLEPSAAGRGLVNKASKVLIDWAVDERGMHRVEWLVSSRNERSKAAAERLGFTRDGVLRESFPWQGIRHDMEVWSVLAPEWRALRDAGDARDAGDAR, encoded by the coding sequence ATGTTCGCGATATCGCTGGGCGAGGGCGCTGAGCTGCGGCCGATCGAGCCGTGGCAGGCGCAGGAGTTCCTCGAACACGTCGAGCGGGCGCGGGAGTACGCGCAGGCGTGGGTGCCGTTCACCGCGACGGTGAAGGACGTGGAGTCCGCGCGGAAGCACCTCCAGACCTTCGCCGACCGGCAGGCCGCCGACACCGGCCGCTTCTACGGGATCTGGCTGGACGGCACGCTCGTCGGCGGCGTCCTCTTCCGCATCTTCGACACCAGTGTGGACGGCTGCGAGATCGGCGTGTGGCTCGAACCGTCGGCCGCGGGGCGCGGTCTGGTGAACAAGGCGTCCAAGGTCCTCATCGACTGGGCCGTCGACGAGCGCGGCATGCACCGCGTGGAGTGGCTCGTCTCCTCGCGCAACGAGCGCAGCAAGGCGGCCGCCGAGCGGCTCGGCTTCACCAGGGACGGCGTGCTGCGGGAGAGCTTTCCCTGGCAGGGCATCCGGCACGACATGGAGGTCTGGTCCGTCCTCGCGCCGGAGTGGCGGGCGCTGCGCGACGCGGGGGACGCGAGGGACGCCGGGGACGCGCGTTAA
- a CDS encoding aldo/keto reductase, with product MERRTIGAGALEVGAVGLGCMPMSWAYTGSRQRGDASVRTVHAALDAAGAADGGRGGGMLLDTADMYGPFTNELLIGRVLKERRAEAFVSTKCGLLVGEQHIVANGRPGYVKRACDASLRRLQTDTIDLYQLHRADPEVPIEETWGAMAELVAAGKVRALGLCAVGARAQRRSAPGRPGPGLHDLTIRQLERVQQVFPVSAVQAELSVWSPEALDALLPWCVARGVGFLAAMPLGNGFLTGTLKPGMGFEPDDLRARHPRFTAEMMAANQPLVVGLRRVAERHGATPAQAALAWVLAQGRHVVPIPGAKRERWAVENAGAAAIRLTERDLAEIAALPPALGSWD from the coding sequence GTGGAGCGCAGGACGATCGGCGCGGGGGCGCTCGAAGTGGGCGCCGTCGGACTCGGCTGCATGCCGATGAGCTGGGCGTACACCGGCTCGCGGCAGCGGGGCGACGCGTCGGTGCGCACCGTGCACGCGGCACTGGACGCGGCGGGGGCCGCGGACGGCGGTCGCGGCGGGGGAATGCTGCTCGACACGGCGGACATGTACGGGCCCTTCACCAACGAGCTGTTGATCGGCCGGGTCCTGAAGGAACGGCGCGCGGAGGCGTTCGTCTCGACGAAGTGCGGGCTGCTGGTGGGTGAGCAGCACATCGTCGCCAACGGCCGCCCCGGCTATGTGAAGCGGGCCTGCGACGCGTCGCTGCGGCGGCTCCAGACGGACACCATCGACCTGTATCAGCTGCACCGCGCCGATCCCGAGGTACCCATCGAGGAGACGTGGGGCGCGATGGCCGAACTCGTCGCCGCGGGGAAGGTGCGGGCCCTGGGGCTGTGCGCCGTGGGGGCGCGCGCCCAACGGCGTTCTGCGCCGGGGCGCCCGGGTCCGGGGCTGCACGATCTGACGATCCGGCAGCTGGAACGGGTGCAGCAGGTGTTTCCGGTGAGCGCGGTGCAGGCCGAGCTGTCGGTGTGGTCGCCGGAGGCGCTGGACGCGCTGCTGCCGTGGTGCGTGGCGCGCGGCGTCGGGTTCCTCGCGGCGATGCCGCTGGGGAACGGTTTCCTCACGGGGACGCTGAAGCCCGGCATGGGCTTCGAGCCCGACGACCTGCGGGCCCGGCATCCCCGGTTCACCGCGGAGATGATGGCGGCGAACCAGCCGCTGGTGGTGGGGTTGCGCAGGGTGGCGGAGCGGCACGGGGCGACGCCCGCGCAGGCCGCGCTGGCGTGGGTGCTCGCGCAGGGGCGGCATGTGGTGCCGATTCCGGGGGCCAAGCGGGAGCGGTGGGCGGTCGAGAACGCCGGGGCCGCGGCGATCCGGCTCACGGAGCGTGACCTCGCGGAGATCGCGGCGCTGCCGCCGGCGCTGGGGTCGTGGGACTGA
- a CDS encoding MMPL family transporter, with protein MAALARWCVRHRLVVVLLWLLALGGAASAASVAGSAYSNDYEVPGTESGRATQLLNENFHGLGGDSDTVVWHTGPGTSVRAADVEQTMSDALGKIADQPAVASVAGPYDHGGASRISADGRTAYATVTFREQADDIAKADAQAVVDAAEEAESDRLQVELGGTAIGLTESKSAQVAEVVGVAVAAVVLFLAFGSLAASALPIATALVSVGTAYAGIVLLGHLMTVADFAPMLGTLIGLGVGIDYALFIVTRHRKGLKRGLPVAVAAERAVATTGRAVVFAGATVCIALLGMLILRLGFLNGVAIAASLTVVLTVAASVTLLPALLGWIGPRALSRRERRRLAEHGPEPEVPTGFAARWAAFVERHPKLLGAVAVLVMAVLALPTLGLHLGTSDQGNNPAKATTRQAYDLLADGFGPGVNGPLTLVGDVYGAGGRVALDDLVTTLKSTEGIASVSPVTYDDGGRAAFLTVVPESAPQSEATSALVDRLREDVLPRAEADRSLDLRVGGVTASYDDFAEVIIGKLPLFVGVVIGLGCVLLLLAFRSVGIPLKAAAMNVAAVASAFGVVVAIFQWGWGSELLGLGRAGPIEPFLPVIMVSVLFGLSMDYQVFLVSRMYEEWLETGDNRRAVRVGLAETSRVINSAAVIMISVFLAFVLSGDRVIAMFGIALAAAVALDAFVLRTLLVPALMHLLGGANWWLPRRLDRFLPRISIEPPECRSNAGGASAKIPEQRDVAEDMTGPKEQDVRDIAGRGR; from the coding sequence GTGGCAGCACTTGCCCGCTGGTGCGTCAGGCACCGCCTCGTCGTCGTCCTCCTGTGGCTCCTCGCTCTCGGCGGCGCCGCGTCCGCCGCGTCCGTCGCGGGATCGGCGTACTCGAACGACTACGAAGTGCCGGGCACCGAGTCGGGTCGCGCGACCCAGCTCCTGAACGAGAACTTCCACGGCCTCGGCGGCGACAGCGACACCGTCGTCTGGCACACCGGACCCGGCACCTCCGTCCGCGCCGCCGACGTCGAGCAGACGATGTCCGACGCCCTCGGCAAGATCGCCGACCAGCCCGCCGTGGCATCCGTCGCCGGCCCCTACGACCACGGGGGCGCGAGCCGGATCAGCGCCGACGGCCGCACGGCGTACGCCACCGTCACCTTCCGCGAACAGGCCGACGACATCGCGAAGGCCGACGCGCAGGCCGTCGTCGACGCCGCCGAGGAGGCCGAATCCGACCGGCTCCAGGTCGAGCTCGGCGGCACCGCCATCGGGCTCACCGAGTCCAAGAGCGCCCAGGTCGCCGAGGTCGTCGGAGTGGCCGTCGCCGCCGTCGTCCTCTTCCTCGCCTTCGGCTCCCTCGCCGCGTCAGCCCTGCCCATCGCCACCGCCCTGGTGTCCGTCGGCACCGCGTACGCGGGCATCGTGCTGCTCGGCCACCTGATGACCGTCGCCGACTTCGCGCCGATGCTCGGCACCCTCATCGGCCTCGGCGTCGGCATCGACTACGCCCTCTTCATCGTCACCAGGCACCGCAAGGGCCTCAAACGCGGCCTGCCCGTCGCCGTCGCCGCCGAACGCGCCGTCGCCACCACCGGACGCGCCGTCGTCTTCGCGGGCGCCACCGTCTGCATCGCCCTCCTCGGCATGCTCATCCTGCGGCTCGGCTTCCTCAACGGCGTCGCCATCGCCGCGTCGCTGACCGTCGTCCTCACCGTCGCCGCGTCCGTGACGCTGCTGCCCGCCCTCCTCGGCTGGATCGGCCCGCGCGCCCTCAGCCGCCGCGAACGCCGCAGGCTCGCGGAGCACGGGCCCGAACCCGAGGTGCCGACCGGGTTCGCCGCCCGCTGGGCCGCCTTCGTGGAGCGCCACCCCAAGCTGCTCGGCGCCGTCGCGGTCCTGGTGATGGCCGTGCTCGCGCTGCCGACGCTCGGCCTGCACCTGGGCACGTCCGACCAGGGCAACAACCCGGCGAAAGCCACGACACGGCAGGCGTACGACCTGCTCGCCGACGGCTTCGGGCCCGGCGTGAACGGCCCCCTGACCCTGGTGGGCGACGTCTACGGAGCGGGCGGCCGGGTCGCCCTCGACGATCTCGTCACGACGCTCAAGTCGACCGAGGGCATCGCCTCCGTGAGCCCGGTGACGTACGACGACGGCGGCCGCGCCGCGTTCCTCACCGTCGTCCCCGAATCGGCACCGCAGTCCGAGGCCACCAGCGCGCTCGTCGACCGGCTGCGCGAGGACGTCCTGCCGCGGGCCGAGGCGGACCGCTCCCTCGACCTGCGCGTCGGCGGCGTCACCGCGAGCTACGACGACTTCGCCGAGGTCATCATCGGCAAACTGCCGCTCTTCGTGGGCGTGGTCATCGGGCTCGGCTGCGTCCTGCTCCTGCTGGCGTTCCGTTCCGTCGGCATCCCCCTCAAGGCCGCCGCGATGAACGTCGCCGCCGTCGCCTCCGCCTTCGGCGTCGTCGTCGCGATCTTCCAGTGGGGGTGGGGGAGCGAACTGCTCGGCCTCGGCAGGGCGGGCCCGATCGAGCCCTTCCTCCCCGTGATCATGGTGTCCGTGCTCTTCGGGCTCTCCATGGACTACCAGGTCTTCCTGGTCAGCCGGATGTACGAGGAGTGGCTGGAGACCGGCGACAACCGGCGGGCCGTCCGCGTCGGGCTCGCCGAGACGAGCCGCGTCATCAACTCCGCCGCCGTCATCATGATCTCGGTCTTCCTCGCCTTCGTCCTCAGCGGCGACCGCGTCATCGCGATGTTCGGCATCGCGCTCGCTGCGGCCGTCGCGCTCGACGCCTTCGTGCTGCGCACGCTGCTCGTGCCGGCCCTCATGCATCTGCTCGGCGGCGCCAACTGGTGGCTGCCGCGCCGCCTGGACCGCTTCCTGCCGCGCATCAGCATCGAGCCGCCCGAATGTCGTTCGAACGCGGGCGGCGCATCTGCGAAGATCCCGGAACAGCGGGACGTAGCCGAAGACATGACAGGGCCGAAGGAGCAGGATGTTCGCGATATCGCTGGGCGAGGGCGCTGA
- a CDS encoding DUF6191 domain-containing protein, with product MFNAIEALFAPGRKHTDDERKRLELTRVDLADGDPGRGPIDLSSGKVVVRPPVPSPRADATPDSDEPES from the coding sequence GTGTTCAACGCGATCGAGGCCCTGTTCGCGCCGGGCCGCAAGCACACCGACGACGAGCGGAAGCGCCTGGAACTGACCCGCGTCGACCTCGCCGACGGCGACCCGGGGCGCGGACCGATAGACCTGTCCTCGGGCAAGGTGGTCGTACGCCCACCCGTGCCGTCGCCGCGCGCCGACGCAACCCCGGACTCCGACGAGCCGGAGAGCTGA
- a CDS encoding PQQ-dependent sugar dehydrogenase, translating into MIVHRPAVTAATAAVVLVLVAGCSSGDGEPDRAESPPERGGTSQSPTGRAGADAPPEKGSAKVTRTLTTGLKSPWGLAALPDGDLLVSSRDEGTITRIDGKTGKKTELGSVPGVSSGGEGGLMGLALSPSYASDHFVYAYFTTESDNRIARMLYDEKKPKGEQLGAPDTVFKGIPKGTIHNGGRIAFGPDKMLYAGAGETGDTGLAQDKKSLGGKILRLTPDGEPAPGNPFGDSPVYSFGHRNVQGLAWDEQKRLWASEFGQDTWDELNEIKSGGNYGWPEVEGKEGKEGFRDPVAQWKTSDASPSGVAHAEGSVWMAGLRGERLWRVPVRGVEGDPEPQAFLEGEHGRLRTVLAAGGDKLWLVTNETDSRGTPEKGDDKILEVRVE; encoded by the coding sequence CTGATCGTGCATCGACCTGCTGTTACGGCCGCGACGGCCGCCGTCGTCCTCGTCCTCGTGGCCGGGTGCTCGTCCGGCGACGGTGAACCGGACCGCGCCGAGAGTCCACCGGAACGGGGCGGGACCAGCCAGTCCCCCACCGGCAGGGCGGGTGCCGACGCCCCGCCGGAGAAGGGCTCGGCGAAGGTCACCCGCACCCTCACCACGGGCCTCAAGTCCCCCTGGGGCCTCGCCGCGCTGCCCGACGGCGACCTGCTGGTGTCCTCGCGCGACGAGGGGACGATCACCAGGATCGACGGGAAGACGGGCAAGAAGACGGAGCTCGGCTCGGTGCCGGGCGTCTCCTCCGGCGGTGAGGGCGGCCTGATGGGCCTCGCGCTCTCCCCGTCGTACGCCTCGGACCACTTCGTGTACGCGTATTTCACGACGGAGTCCGACAACCGCATCGCCCGGATGCTGTACGACGAGAAGAAGCCGAAGGGCGAACAACTGGGCGCTCCCGACACGGTCTTCAAGGGCATCCCGAAGGGCACGATCCACAACGGCGGCCGGATCGCGTTCGGCCCGGACAAGATGCTGTACGCGGGCGCGGGCGAAACGGGGGACACGGGCCTCGCGCAGGACAAGAAGTCCCTGGGCGGCAAGATCCTCCGCCTCACCCCGGACGGCGAGCCCGCCCCCGGCAACCCCTTCGGCGACTCCCCCGTGTACTCGTTCGGGCACCGCAATGTGCAGGGTCTGGCCTGGGACGAGCAGAAGCGGCTGTGGGCCTCGGAGTTCGGCCAGGACACGTGGGACGAACTGAACGAGATCAAGTCCGGCGGGAACTACGGCTGGCCGGAGGTGGAGGGCAAGGAAGGCAAGGAGGGTTTCCGCGATCCGGTCGCGCAGTGGAAGACCTCCGACGCCTCCCCGAGCGGGGTCGCCCATGCGGAGGGCTCGGTGTGGATGGCGGGGCTGCGGGGCGAGCGGTTGTGGCGCGTCCCGGTGCGGGGCGTGGAGGGCGACCCGGAGCCGCAGGCGTTCCTGGAGGGCGAGCACGGCCGCCTGCGCACGGTGCTCGCGGCGGGCGGCGACAAGCTGTGGCTGGTCACCAATGAGACGGACTCGCGGGGCACGCCGGAGAAGGGGGACGACAAGATCCTGGAGGTGCGGGTGGAGTAG